ATGAGACTCCGCAAACACCTCATGATGTCTGACAGCAACGCCATCGTCGCCTTGCCTGGCGGCACTGGTACACTCGAAGAACTCCTGGAGGCCGTTACGTTGAAGCGATTGGGGCTATACCTCAACCCAATCGTCTTAGTAAATACACGCGGCTTTTTTGATCCCCTCATCCAGCTCTTGAGCGATGCTGTCGGCGAAGGCTTTATGGACGAGCGACATCATTCCATGTGGCAGGTCGTTTCCACTCCCGAAAATGTACTGACCGCGATTTCGACGGCGCCAAGTTGGTCAATCGAGGCGCGGAAGTTCGCAACGCTATGATAGGCGAGGACGGCAGAAGGCGGATGGCAAACATTGCCAAAACCCGGCGATGGGTGTAGGATTGTTGCGTAATCAAGACCCATCCACCAGCGGCGGCGAAGGGCAAAATCAGGAGGTGATCCATGCGACGGTATGCGCTCGTGATTGTGGCTCTCTCAGTGTTGATCCTGCTTCCCCCATGGCCGAGTCCATCCCAGGCGGACTGCATCGCCTATAACAA
This window of the Candidatus Eisenbacteria bacterium genome carries:
- a CDS encoding TIGR00730 family Rossman fold protein — protein: MSESANKICIFCASSQACHEDYHSAAYRLGQILAEHGSTIVYGGGGAGSMGALADGAISKEGRIIGIIPKFMQDLEWGHSGLTELKIVEDMRLRKHLMMSDSNAIVALPGGTGTLEELLEAVTLKRLGLYLNPIVLVNTRGFFDPLIQLLSDAVGEGFMDERHHSMWQVVSTPENVLTAISTAPSWSIEARKFATL